From Danaus plexippus chromosome 11, MEX_DaPlex, whole genome shotgun sequence, the proteins below share one genomic window:
- the LOC116765571 gene encoding E3 SUMO-protein ligase NSE2-like, giving the protein MDDTELENLRKQCVSNLYKCSENVIKNFQEEQEEKLTTLKFYLERYCIHEAEQNVLREVSEKIKSDSNASNINSINKRFDKYLKDMTKRVKVKDHPLMVKMMKVIEKGQTVRDGNLDESDVAITQTDEAFIDPLTMRVIQDPVRNTLCGHVYEREAIIAHIRGRKKKTLCPVVGCRNTEPLRVEQLVPDEDIRLRVTQMLNRSVDNEAESVDESIDAL; this is encoded by the exons ATGGACGACACCGAGCTAGAGAACTTACGAAAACAGTGCGTGAGCAATCTGTATAAATGTTcggaaaacgtaataaaaaattttcaagaGGAACAGGAAGAGAAACTCACaacacttaaattttatttggaacGTTATTGCATACATGAAGCGgaacaaaatgtattaaggGAGGTTTCCGAAAAAAtcaag AGTGATTCAAATGCATCAAACATTAATAGcattaataaaagatttgataaatacttaaaagacATGACCAAGAGAGTCAAAGTCAAGGATCATCCACTTATGGTAAAAATGATGAAAGTAATAGAAAAAGGGCAAACGGTTAGAGACG GAAATTTAGATGAATCCGATGTGGCTATAACTCAGACAGATGAGGCGTTc ATTGATCCCCTAACAATGAGGGTCATACAGGATCCAGTGAGGAACACACTCTGTGGTCATGTCTATGAACGGGAGGCCATAATCGCTCACATACGGGGCCGGAAAAAGAAAACTTTGTGTCCAG TGGTGGGCTGCCGTAACACGGAACCGTTGCGAGTGGAGCAGCTCGTGCCCGACGAGGACATTAGGCTGCGAGTCACACAGATGCTGAACCGGAGTGTGGACAACGAAGCTGAAAGTGTAGACGAAAGCATAGACGCGCTGTGA